The Streptomyces sp. Je 1-332 genome has a window encoding:
- a CDS encoding serine/threonine-protein kinase has product MSNDGGASYGPYEPTSYGLQPPQPQPYQPTAQHPAGPQQPGAPGPQQPNASGPQQPGAPTPPPSPYAQPTQVVPNQPSEPDPGAGRLIAGRYRLLSKLGHGGMGTVWRAKDETVDREVAVKEPRIPDHLPERERANVFERMRREARAAARLDHPAVVNVHDVAVEDGQPWIVMELVQGRSLGAALQEGTLGARDAARIGLEVLGALDAAHQAGILHRDVKPDNVMLGQHDRVVLTDFGIAQIEGETNLTDTGGFVGSPEFIAPERVLGQRPGPASDLWSLGVVLYAATEGVSPFRRNNTPATLQSVLNATPAAPASASGPLAQAINGLLAKDPARRPRAAQVRALLEEAAKPPEPAPTRVVTVAGDAGGGKGVFVSRKALAVIAGVVVAAVAAGVLIAVNPFAGSEAEGWKDHEAKVVAATVSAPQHYVESKPEDVDSDKTWIRYTDPSGAVFITLDLTEKQDTTKEILGSAASQAYADMEDFKASGESKFSSMAGDPVPDGTTKDSTYKERDAAENTVKYTDSESEQPHEAKIFYYRTESGNMYRLWIDYPGKGDFTERGREVARTAIANLEIDKL; this is encoded by the coding sequence ATGAGTAATGACGGGGGAGCCTCCTACGGTCCGTACGAACCGACCAGTTACGGACTGCAGCCGCCACAGCCACAGCCGTACCAGCCGACCGCGCAGCACCCGGCCGGCCCGCAGCAGCCCGGCGCTCCCGGCCCGCAGCAGCCGAACGCCTCCGGCCCGCAGCAGCCCGGCGCGCCGACGCCGCCCCCGTCGCCCTACGCCCAGCCCACCCAGGTGGTGCCGAATCAGCCGTCCGAGCCGGACCCGGGTGCGGGGCGCCTGATCGCGGGCCGCTACCGCCTGCTGTCCAAGCTCGGCCACGGCGGCATGGGCACGGTCTGGCGCGCGAAGGACGAGACGGTGGACCGCGAGGTCGCCGTCAAGGAACCCCGCATCCCCGACCACCTGCCCGAGCGTGAGCGCGCCAACGTCTTCGAACGGATGCGCCGAGAGGCGCGCGCCGCGGCCCGCCTCGACCACCCCGCCGTGGTCAACGTCCACGACGTGGCGGTGGAGGACGGCCAGCCGTGGATCGTCATGGAGCTGGTCCAGGGCCGCTCGCTCGGCGCCGCGCTCCAGGAGGGCACCCTGGGCGCCCGTGACGCCGCCCGCATCGGTCTCGAGGTGCTCGGCGCCCTGGACGCGGCCCACCAGGCGGGCATCCTGCACCGTGACGTCAAGCCGGACAACGTGATGCTGGGGCAGCACGACCGCGTCGTCCTCACCGACTTCGGCATCGCCCAGATCGAGGGCGAGACGAACCTGACGGACACGGGCGGCTTCGTCGGCTCGCCCGAATTCATCGCCCCGGAGAGGGTGTTGGGCCAGCGCCCCGGCCCGGCTTCGGACCTCTGGTCGCTCGGCGTGGTCCTCTACGCCGCCACGGAGGGCGTGTCGCCGTTCCGGCGCAACAACACTCCCGCGACGCTGCAGTCCGTCCTGAACGCGACGCCCGCGGCGCCCGCATCGGCCTCGGGTCCGCTCGCGCAGGCGATCAACGGCCTCCTGGCCAAGGACCCGGCCCGGCGCCCGCGTGCCGCGCAGGTCCGCGCCCTCCTGGAGGAAGCGGCGAAGCCGCCGGAGCCCGCGCCGACGCGGGTCGTCACGGTCGCCGGTGACGCAGGCGGCGGCAAGGGCGTCTTCGTCAGCCGCAAGGCGCTGGCCGTCATCGCGGGGGTGGTCGTCGCGGCCGTGGCGGCGGGCGTCCTGATCGCCGTGAACCCCTTCGCGGGGTCGGAGGCGGAGGGCTGGAAGGACCACGAGGCGAAGGTGGTCGCCGCCACCGTCTCCGCGCCGCAGCACTACGTGGAGAGCAAGCCGGAGGACGTCGACTCGGACAAGACCTGGATCAGATACACCGATCCCAGCGGGGCCGTCTTCATCACGCTCGATCTCACGGAGAAGCAGGACACCACCAAGGAGATCCTCGGGTCGGCCGCCTCCCAGGCGTACGCGGACATGGAGGACTTCAAGGCGAGCGGCGAGTCCAAGTTCAGCAGCATGGCCGGCGATCCCGTCCCCGACGGAACGACGAAGGACAGCACGTACAAGGAGCGGGACGCGGCCGAGAACACGGTCAAGTACACCGACTCGGAGTCCGAGCAGCCGCACGAGGCCAAGATCTTCTACTACCGGACCGAGTCCGGGAACATGTACCGGCTGTGGATCGACTATCCCGGCAAGGGTGACTTCACCGAGCGGGGCCGTGAGGTCGCAAGGACCGCCATCGCGAATCTGGAGATCGACAAGCTCTGA
- a CDS encoding succinic semialdehyde dehydrogenase, producing the protein MTDSQAIAVPLGTNPIATAPEGARTAADVVTPELIAQLTRDVIGSGRTANHMPFTGEKLADLPESTPDDVATAFERARVAQIAWERTPVRHRAAVLLRFHDLVLQRQAEVLDLIQLETGKARLHAHEELQAVAVAARHYGRKAPAYLNPKRHTGVVPTLTKVTENRQPRGVVGQIAPWNYPFELSIGDALPALVAGNALVMKPDTETCLTALWARDLIIEAGLPAEVFQVVIGDGPVVGPEIVKHADYVSFTGSTRTGREVAQGAAGRLVGVSLELGGKNAMLVLHDADIDKAAAGAVRACFSSAGQLCISIERLYVHESIADEFVERFATRTKAMRLGHSLAYGAEMGSLVGERQLETTKRHVDEAVAKGATLIAGGVARPDIGPFFYEPTILDGVESPMAVCGEETFGPVVSIYRFTDENEAVDLANSTSYGLNSSVWTKDGSRGRKIAARLRTGTVNVNEGFAPAYGSVQSPMGGMKDSGLGRRHGSEGILKFTEAQTVAHQRLMPLAPSFGMDDEKYAAFMSLSLKVMKSLRLR; encoded by the coding sequence ATGACGGACTCGCAGGCCATCGCAGTGCCCCTCGGAACGAACCCGATAGCCACCGCTCCCGAAGGCGCGCGCACCGCCGCCGACGTGGTGACTCCCGAGCTCATCGCGCAGCTCACCCGAGATGTGATCGGTTCGGGCCGGACCGCCAACCACATGCCGTTCACCGGCGAGAAGCTGGCCGACCTGCCCGAGTCCACCCCCGACGACGTGGCCACCGCCTTCGAGCGCGCCCGGGTCGCCCAGATCGCCTGGGAGCGCACCCCCGTCCGCCACCGCGCCGCGGTCCTGCTCCGCTTCCACGACCTCGTCCTGCAGCGCCAGGCCGAGGTCCTCGACCTCATCCAGCTGGAGACCGGCAAGGCCCGGCTGCACGCGCACGAGGAGCTGCAGGCCGTCGCCGTCGCCGCCCGGCACTACGGCCGCAAGGCCCCCGCGTACCTGAACCCCAAGCGGCACACCGGCGTCGTACCGACCCTCACGAAGGTCACCGAGAACCGCCAGCCGCGCGGTGTGGTCGGCCAGATCGCGCCCTGGAACTACCCCTTCGAGCTGTCCATCGGCGACGCCCTTCCCGCACTCGTCGCGGGCAACGCGCTGGTGATGAAGCCCGACACGGAGACCTGCCTGACCGCCCTGTGGGCGCGTGACCTGATCATCGAGGCCGGGCTGCCCGCCGAGGTCTTCCAGGTCGTCATCGGTGACGGACCCGTCGTCGGCCCCGAGATCGTCAAGCACGCCGACTACGTCTCCTTCACCGGCTCCACCCGCACCGGCCGCGAGGTCGCGCAGGGCGCTGCGGGCCGCCTCGTCGGCGTCTCGCTCGAACTGGGCGGCAAGAACGCCATGCTGGTGCTCCACGACGCCGACATCGACAAGGCCGCCGCGGGCGCCGTGCGCGCCTGCTTCTCCTCCGCGGGCCAGCTGTGCATCTCCATCGAGCGGCTGTACGTGCATGAGTCGATCGCCGACGAGTTCGTGGAGCGCTTCGCCACGCGCACGAAGGCGATGCGGCTCGGCCACTCCCTCGCGTACGGCGCGGAGATGGGCTCGCTGGTCGGCGAGCGGCAGCTGGAGACCACCAAGCGGCACGTCGACGAGGCGGTCGCCAAGGGCGCCACGCTGATCGCGGGCGGCGTGGCACGGCCCGACATCGGCCCCTTCTTCTACGAGCCGACGATTCTGGACGGCGTCGAGTCCCCGATGGCCGTGTGCGGCGAGGAGACCTTCGGCCCGGTCGTCTCCATCTACCGCTTCACCGACGAGAACGAAGCCGTCGACCTCGCCAACTCCACGTCGTACGGACTGAATTCCTCGGTCTGGACGAAGGACGGCAGCCGCGGACGCAAGATCGCCGCCCGGCTGCGCACCGGCACGGTCAACGTGAACGAGGGCTTCGCGCCGGCCTACGGCAGCGTGCAGTCACCGATGGGCGGCATGAAGGACTCGGGCCTCGGCCGCAGGCACGGCTCCGAGGGCATCCTGAAGTTCACCGAGGCGCAGACCGTCGCCCACCAGCGGCTGATGCCGCTCGCGCCGTCCTTCGGCATGGACGACGAGAAGTACGCGGCGTTCATGAGCCTGAGCCTGAAGGTCATGAAGTCCCTGCGGCTTCGCTAG
- the guaA gene encoding glutamine-hydrolyzing GMP synthase: MPSATPAAAPDTVLVVDFGAQYAQLIARRVREARIYSEIVPSSMPVSEMLAKKPAAIVLSGGPSSVYADEAPRLDRAIFEAGVPVFGMCYGFQLMATTLGGTVDNTGAREYGRTPLAVSKPGSTLFEGTPSEQPVWMSHGDACSAAPEGFTVTASTDVVPVAAFENDEKKLYGVQYHPEVMHSTHGQQVLEHFLYRGAGLKPDWTTGNIVEEQLTAIREQVGNKRAICGLSGGVDSAVAAALVQKAIGSQLTCVYVDHGLMRKGETEQVEKDFVAATGVQLKVVDAQERFLSALAGVSDPEEKRKIIGREFIRVFEQAQAEIVAEAPNDQPVEFLVQGTLYPDVVESGGGTGTANIKSHHNVGGLPEDLEFQLIEPLRQLFKDEVRMVGQELGLPDEIVQRQPFPGPGLGIRIVGDVTKERLDLLREADAIAREELTAAGLDREIWQCPVVLLADVRSVGVQGDGRTYGHPIVLRPVSSEDAMTADWTRMPYEVLAKISTRITNEVADVNRVVLDVTSKPPGTIEWE, encoded by the coding sequence GTGCCATCAGCGACCCCCGCTGCCGCCCCCGACACCGTTCTGGTCGTCGACTTCGGAGCGCAGTACGCCCAGCTCATCGCCCGCCGCGTCCGGGAGGCCCGCATCTACAGCGAGATCGTGCCGAGCAGCATGCCGGTCTCCGAGATGCTCGCCAAGAAGCCCGCCGCGATCGTCCTCTCCGGTGGCCCCTCGTCGGTGTACGCGGACGAGGCCCCGCGCCTGGACCGCGCGATCTTCGAGGCCGGCGTCCCCGTCTTCGGCATGTGCTACGGCTTCCAGCTGATGGCGACCACCCTCGGCGGCACCGTCGACAACACGGGCGCGCGGGAGTACGGCCGTACGCCGCTGGCCGTCTCCAAGCCCGGCTCGACGCTCTTCGAGGGCACCCCGTCCGAGCAGCCCGTGTGGATGTCGCACGGCGACGCGTGCAGCGCGGCGCCCGAGGGCTTCACCGTCACCGCGTCCACGGACGTCGTGCCGGTCGCGGCCTTCGAGAACGACGAGAAGAAGCTGTACGGCGTGCAGTACCACCCCGAGGTGATGCACTCCACGCACGGCCAGCAGGTGCTCGAGCACTTCCTCTACCGGGGCGCGGGCCTGAAGCCCGACTGGACCACCGGCAACATCGTCGAGGAGCAGCTCACCGCGATCCGTGAGCAGGTCGGCAACAAGCGCGCGATCTGCGGCCTGTCCGGCGGCGTCGACTCCGCCGTGGCCGCCGCCCTGGTGCAGAAGGCCATCGGTTCGCAGCTGACCTGCGTGTACGTCGACCACGGTCTGATGCGCAAGGGCGAGACCGAGCAGGTCGAGAAGGACTTCGTCGCGGCCACGGGCGTGCAGCTCAAGGTCGTCGACGCGCAGGAGCGCTTCCTCAGCGCCCTCGCCGGGGTCTCCGACCCCGAGGAGAAGCGGAAGATCATCGGTCGCGAGTTCATCCGCGTCTTCGAGCAGGCCCAGGCGGAGATCGTCGCCGAGGCCCCGAACGACCAGCCCGTCGAGTTCCTCGTCCAGGGCACCCTCTACCCCGACGTCGTCGAGTCCGGCGGCGGCACCGGCACCGCGAACATCAAGTCCCACCACAACGTGGGCGGCCTCCCCGAGGACCTCGAGTTCCAGCTGATCGAGCCGCTGCGCCAGCTCTTCAAGGACGAGGTGCGCATGGTCGGCCAGGAGCTCGGCCTGCCGGACGAGATCGTCCAGCGCCAGCCCTTCCCCGGCCCCGGTCTCGGTATCCGCATCGTTGGTGACGTCACCAAGGAGCGCCTCGACCTGCTCCGTGAGGCCGACGCGATCGCCCGCGAGGAGCTGACGGCGGCCGGTCTCGACCGTGAGATCTGGCAGTGCCCGGTCGTGCTGCTCGCGGACGTGCGCAGCGTGGGCGTGCAGGGCGACGGCCGGACGTACGGCCACCCGATCGTGCTGCGGCCCGTCTCCTCCGAGGACGCCATGACGGCCGACTGGACCCGCATGCCGTACGAGGTCCTCGCGAAGATCTCGACGCGCATCACGAACGAGGTCGCCGACGTCAACCGCGTCGTCCTCGACGTGACGAGCAAGCCGCCGGGCACCATCGAGTGGGAGTAG
- a CDS encoding pyridoxamine 5'-phosphate oxidase family protein, which yields MTTNAASDTAPNTRKHATTDWASFSAAEPAFARTAEERFGLFTHHVLATLRKDGSPRTTGLEVRFLHGELWLGMMPGSMKALDLRRDPRFSIQANPGPGTEMAGGDIRISGRAIEVKDPEVIARYTGEVDPPDPDAFHLFRTELTEVVRTSIEDEKYMVVRVWKPGAPTRTTRRT from the coding sequence ATGACGACGAACGCAGCGTCGGACACGGCGCCGAACACGAGGAAGCACGCCACAACGGACTGGGCATCCTTCAGCGCGGCGGAACCCGCCTTCGCGCGGACGGCCGAGGAGCGGTTCGGCCTGTTCACGCATCACGTCCTCGCCACACTCCGCAAGGACGGATCACCACGGACGACCGGACTCGAAGTGCGTTTCCTGCACGGGGAGTTGTGGCTCGGCATGATGCCGGGCTCGATGAAGGCCCTCGACCTGCGCCGCGATCCGCGCTTCTCGATCCAGGCCAACCCGGGGCCGGGCACGGAGATGGCCGGCGGCGACATCCGGATCTCGGGGCGGGCGATCGAGGTGAAGGACCCCGAGGTCATCGCGCGGTACACGGGCGAGGTGGACCCGCCGGACCCGGACGCGTTCCACCTCTTCCGTACGGAGCTGACGGAGGTGGTCAGGACGTCGATCGAGGACGAGAAGTACATGGTGGTGCGGGTGTGGAAGCCGGGCGCCCCGACGCGGACGACCAGGCGGACCTGA
- a CDS encoding GMC family oxidoreductase translates to MSQESSVQEQADGEAGRHGGVGGVGGDGGGGDASYDYDVLVVGSGFGGSVSALRLTEKGYRVGVLEAGRRFTRESLPKNSWDLKNYLWAPALGLYGIQRIHLLGNVMVLAGAGVGGGSLNYANTLYVPPAPFFNDPQWKDITDWQNELAPYYEQAKRMLGVRLNPTTTPSDIHLKATAQAMGVGDSFHMAPVGVFFGDEHDASGTTTAKPGEEVPDPYFGGAGPSRRACSECGECMTGCRHGAKNTLNENYLYLAEKAGAVIHPMTSVVTVTEDSRGGYAVATLPTDAKRKGNGRTFTARHVVVAAGTYGTQTLLHRMKDTGLLPRISGRLGALTRTNSEALVGSQTTDRRYRKQHGAEKVDFTKGVAITSSIHPNATTHIEPVRYGKKSNAMGGLTVLQVPYSIKGGKARVAGWLGNVAKHPWLTVRSLSNRRWSERTIIGLVMQTLDNSLTTYRKEKGIGKGLLTARQGHGAPNPTQIPEATEAATLLAKEINGFAGSNVGELMGTPLTAHFLGGCPIGDSADTGVIDPYHRLYGHPGISVVDGAAITANLGVNPSLTITAQAERAMSFWPNKGAEDTRPAQGSAYVRLAAVEPKSPAVPADAFGALRLPFLGMPAMPAKK, encoded by the coding sequence ATGTCACAGGAGAGCTCTGTCCAGGAACAGGCGGACGGTGAGGCGGGTAGGCACGGCGGGGTCGGCGGGGTCGGAGGGGACGGCGGGGGCGGCGACGCGTCGTACGACTACGACGTCCTCGTCGTCGGATCGGGCTTCGGCGGTTCCGTCTCCGCCCTGCGTCTGACGGAGAAGGGCTACCGCGTCGGCGTGCTCGAAGCGGGGCGCCGCTTCACCCGTGAGTCGCTCCCGAAGAACTCCTGGGACCTCAAGAACTACCTCTGGGCACCGGCGCTCGGCCTCTACGGCATCCAGCGCATCCACCTGCTCGGCAACGTGATGGTGCTGGCGGGGGCGGGCGTCGGCGGAGGTTCGCTGAACTACGCGAACACGCTCTACGTACCCCCCGCGCCGTTCTTCAACGACCCGCAGTGGAAGGACATCACGGACTGGCAGAACGAGCTCGCCCCCTACTACGAGCAGGCCAAGCGCATGCTCGGGGTGAGGCTCAACCCGACCACGACTCCGTCCGACATCCACCTGAAGGCGACCGCCCAGGCCATGGGAGTGGGCGACAGCTTCCACATGGCGCCGGTCGGCGTCTTCTTCGGAGACGAGCACGACGCCTCGGGTACTACAACGGCCAAGCCGGGCGAGGAAGTTCCCGACCCCTACTTCGGGGGAGCGGGCCCCTCCCGCAGGGCCTGCAGCGAATGCGGCGAGTGCATGACGGGCTGTCGGCACGGCGCGAAGAACACCCTCAACGAGAACTACCTCTACCTGGCGGAGAAGGCCGGCGCCGTCATCCACCCGATGACGTCGGTCGTCACCGTCACCGAGGACTCGCGGGGCGGGTACGCCGTCGCCACCCTGCCGACCGACGCCAAGCGCAAGGGCAACGGGCGCACGTTCACGGCCCGGCACGTCGTCGTCGCGGCGGGCACCTACGGCACGCAGACGCTTCTGCACCGCATGAAGGACACCGGTCTGCTGCCGCGCATCTCGGGGCGGCTCGGCGCGCTGACCCGCACCAACTCCGAGGCGCTGGTGGGCTCCCAGACCACCGACCGCCGCTACCGCAAGCAGCACGGCGCCGAGAAGGTGGACTTCACCAAGGGCGTCGCGATCACCTCGTCGATCCACCCGAACGCCACCACGCACATCGAGCCGGTCCGCTACGGCAAGAAGTCCAACGCCATGGGCGGCCTTACGGTCCTGCAAGTTCCGTACAGCATCAAGGGCGGCAAGGCGCGGGTCGCCGGATGGCTCGGCAATGTCGCCAAGCACCCCTGGCTGACGGTCCGTTCGCTCTCCAACCGGCGCTGGTCGGAGCGGACCATCATCGGCCTGGTCATGCAGACGCTCGACAACTCCCTGACCACGTACCGCAAGGAGAAGGGCATCGGCAAGGGCCTGCTGACCGCCCGGCAGGGTCACGGTGCGCCCAACCCGACGCAGATCCCCGAGGCCACCGAGGCCGCGACGCTGCTCGCCAAGGAGATCAACGGCTTCGCGGGTTCGAACGTGGGCGAGCTGATGGGCACACCGCTGACCGCGCACTTCCTGGGCGGCTGCCCGATCGGCGACAGCGCGGACACCGGGGTCATCGACCCCTACCACCGCCTCTACGGCCACCCCGGCATCTCGGTCGTCGACGGCGCCGCGATCACGGCGAACCTGGGCGTGAACCCGTCCCTGACGATCACCGCACAGGCCGAGCGCGCGATGTCGTTCTGGCCCAACAAGGGCGCCGAGGACACGCGTCCCGCACAAGGTTCCGCGTACGTGCGTCTCGCCGCCGTCGAACCGAAGTCCCCGGCGGTACCGGCGGACGCGTTCGGCGCGCTGAGGCTCCCGTTCCTGGGGATGCCCGCGATGCCGGCGAAGAAGTAG
- a CDS encoding LAETG motif-containing sortase-dependent surface protein, giving the protein MKLRRVMAAAAATAAIAPIALLSAPAAFATEDTTPAPSATATESATPSATATPTDTPSQSATPTPSATESTTASPTASATETGKPEDPSESEEPTDEPTVEPTDCPVDEDGEDADSKLKMGLSGLPGKIVAGSGWHQFKLTASNPTDEDLGEVQWLAAVDNFTESEDEKDWLANYAQIQYFNPDTKAWESIADEVSGGLYFGTTELGAKEKVDIKLRLNVSAKAPAGDGYALGLGGYLDSEQNCVHNAFAFYEFTVLKAGSENENPGEADENTGGKTPNGGKTPIGGAKEIAVTGNLAETGSSSMLPTIGLVGGAAVIAGAGAVFVVRRKKTDATA; this is encoded by the coding sequence ATGAAGCTTCGCCGTGTCATGGCCGCCGCGGCCGCGACCGCTGCCATAGCCCCGATCGCGCTGCTTTCGGCTCCCGCCGCCTTCGCGACCGAGGACACCACGCCGGCCCCGAGCGCGACGGCCACCGAGTCGGCCACGCCCAGTGCGACGGCCACCCCGACCGACACGCCGTCCCAGTCGGCGACGCCGACCCCGTCGGCCACCGAGTCGACCACCGCATCGCCGACCGCGTCGGCCACCGAGACGGGCAAGCCCGAAGACCCCTCCGAGTCCGAAGAGCCGACCGACGAGCCCACCGTGGAGCCCACGGACTGCCCGGTCGACGAGGACGGCGAGGACGCCGACTCGAAGCTGAAGATGGGGCTCTCGGGTCTGCCCGGCAAGATCGTCGCGGGCAGCGGCTGGCACCAGTTCAAGCTGACCGCTTCGAACCCGACCGACGAGGACCTCGGCGAGGTCCAGTGGCTCGCCGCCGTGGACAACTTCACGGAGAGCGAGGACGAGAAGGACTGGCTCGCCAACTACGCGCAGATCCAGTACTTCAACCCCGACACCAAGGCCTGGGAATCCATCGCGGACGAGGTCTCGGGCGGCCTCTACTTCGGCACCACCGAGCTGGGTGCCAAGGAGAAGGTCGACATCAAGCTGCGTCTCAACGTCAGCGCCAAGGCCCCGGCCGGCGACGGCTACGCGCTCGGCCTCGGCGGCTACCTCGACTCCGAGCAGAACTGCGTGCACAACGCGTTCGCGTTCTACGAGTTCACGGTCCTGAAGGCCGGCAGCGAGAACGAGAACCCGGGCGAGGCCGACGAGAACACGGGCGGCAAGACGCCCAACGGTGGCAAGACGCCCATCGGCGGCGCCAAGGAGATCGCGGTCACCGGCAACCTCGCCGAGACCGGCTCCAGCTCCATGCTGCCGACCATCGGCCTCGTCGGCGGTGCCGCCGTCATCGCCGGTGCGGGCGCGGTCTTCGTCGTCCGTCGCAAGAAGACCGACGCCACCGCGTAA
- a CDS encoding serine/threonine-protein kinase has protein sequence MGSVGDNARVIAGRYRLDARLGRGGMGVVWQATDQFLGRRVAVKELALDDTLSESDAAQQRERTLREARAAAQLRHPHIIVVHDVVVQSDHPYIVMELIEGGSLAGRIARTGPMSAREVARMGIALLGALRVAHGAGVLHRDIKPANVLMEEATGRVVLTDFGIAQVSGATTLTEIGSFVGSPEYTAPERMSGERTGPESDLWSLGALLVTAMTGESPFRRDSISGVLHAVVFDEIRPPPAAAPLLPVILGLLERDPDRRLGAQDAERLLRTYVETGRMPSTPAGRAGGQPSALPGGRLGGYTPTYRDLPTRPPAQPAGPSRRRRRAMLLAAALVAAVAGAGVSAALLTSRDGGGDGGEPTATATQSAATNTVSPSPTPTVTVTRGSRTPKPSTPEAPDGYRVTKDPRGFTLAVPEGFTREVEGPRTFYKSAGGTFRIGIKESAPEPGGPLAVQRRSDAKGPENNPGYRDGEVTETSHNGRPAALWQFSWDGFTAAEGDRHTYDLCWEEGGRMFDVWVSAPVGRAEEGRRYFDTAVDSFVRR, from the coding sequence ATGGGGAGCGTGGGGGACAACGCCCGGGTCATAGCTGGCCGTTACCGCCTGGACGCGCGGCTCGGCAGGGGTGGCATGGGCGTGGTCTGGCAGGCCACGGATCAGTTCCTCGGCCGCCGGGTAGCCGTCAAGGAACTCGCCCTCGACGACACGCTCTCCGAATCCGACGCGGCGCAGCAGCGCGAACGGACCCTGCGCGAGGCGCGGGCGGCGGCGCAGCTCAGACATCCGCACATCATCGTCGTCCACGACGTCGTCGTGCAGAGCGACCACCCGTACATCGTCATGGAGTTGATCGAGGGCGGTTCGCTGGCCGGGCGGATCGCGCGGACGGGTCCGATGAGCGCGCGGGAGGTCGCCCGCATGGGCATCGCCCTGCTGGGCGCGTTGCGCGTCGCGCATGGAGCCGGGGTCCTGCACCGGGACATCAAACCCGCGAACGTCCTCATGGAGGAGGCGACCGGCAGGGTCGTCCTCACCGACTTCGGGATCGCGCAGGTCAGCGGGGCGACGACGCTCACGGAGATCGGGTCGTTCGTGGGCTCGCCCGAATACACCGCGCCCGAGCGGATGTCGGGTGAGCGTACGGGGCCCGAGTCCGATCTCTGGTCGCTCGGCGCGCTGCTCGTCACGGCGATGACCGGTGAGTCGCCCTTCCGCCGGGACTCGATCAGCGGTGTGCTGCATGCCGTCGTCTTCGACGAGATCCGCCCGCCGCCCGCTGCCGCCCCGCTGCTGCCCGTCATCCTCGGGCTCCTCGAACGCGACCCGGACCGACGGCTCGGCGCGCAGGACGCCGAGCGGCTGCTGCGGACGTACGTCGAGACGGGGCGGATGCCGTCGACGCCCGCGGGCCGGGCCGGCGGCCAGCCCTCCGCGCTGCCGGGCGGGCGGCTCGGCGGCTACACGCCCACCTACCGTGACCTGCCCACGCGCCCGCCCGCGCAGCCCGCGGGTCCTTCCCGTCGCCGCCGCCGGGCCATGCTGCTCGCCGCCGCGCTGGTGGCCGCGGTGGCCGGGGCCGGGGTGTCCGCCGCGCTCCTGACGAGCAGGGACGGTGGCGGTGACGGCGGTGAACCGACGGCCACGGCCACGCAGTCCGCGGCGACGAACACGGTGAGCCCCTCGCCGACCCCGACGGTGACGGTCACCCGTGGCTCCCGCACCCCCAAGCCCTCCACTCCCGAAGCCCCGGATGGCTACCGCGTGACGAAGGACCCCCGCGGCTTCACGCTCGCCGTGCCCGAGGGCTTCACGCGCGAGGTGGAAGGGCCCCGCACCTTCTACAAGTCGGCGGGCGGTACGTTCCGCATCGGCATCAAGGAGTCGGCCCCGGAGCCGGGCGGCCCGCTCGCCGTGCAGCGCCGCTCCGACGCCAAGGGGCCGGAGAACAACCCGGGTTACCGGGACGGCGAGGTCACGGAGACCTCGCACAACGGGAGGCCCGCGGCCCTGTGGCAGTTCAGCTGGGACGGCTTCACGGCCGCGGAGGGCGACCGGCACACGTACGACCTGTGCTGGGAGGAGGGCGGCCGGATGTTCGACGTGTGGGTCTCGGCGCCGGTCGGCAGGGCGGAGGAGGGCCGGCGGTACTTCGACACGGCGGTCGACTCGTTCGTACGCCGGTGA
- a CDS encoding chorismate mutase, protein MTIATTATTATAGKTDKTGARTPEAADVIEGARDRIDALDDRIIGLVQERMAVSAVIQDARIGSGGRRVNLSREMEVLAHYRDALGKPGTSLAMTLLELCRGRV, encoded by the coding sequence ATGACCATCGCCACGACCGCCACCACCGCCACGGCCGGTAAGACCGACAAGACCGGCGCCCGCACCCCCGAGGCCGCTGATGTGATCGAAGGCGCACGTGACCGCATCGACGCACTCGACGACCGCATCATCGGTCTCGTACAGGAACGGATGGCCGTGTCGGCCGTCATCCAGGACGCCCGCATCGGTTCGGGCGGTCGTCGGGTCAACCTCTCGCGCGAGATGGAGGTCCTCGCCCACTACAGGGACGCGCTCGGCAAGCCGGGTACGTCGCTCGCGATGACGCTCCTCGAACTGTGCAGGGGCCGGGTCTGA